In the Nitrosopumilus cobalaminigenes genome, TTCCTAATAATCCACCATCAAACACATCTGCAGTACGCAAAGTAGCTAATGGAGATTCTAACAAGGTATTATTTTGAATTACTCTAATCAGTCCATCTTTTTCAGTAACAAAAATTCTATCATCAGAAACTGCAATAGCTCTAGGCTTAGTGAGATTTTCAGCTAATACAGTTACAAAATCACTATCAGAATTTGAATTTGGTTCAGGCAAAGGTATAGGATCATTTGGGGAAGTTAAAACTAATACAGAAAATACTATGGCAAAAGCGATTGCAGCGATTTGTATTTTTTTATCCATGAAAAGACAATCTTTTCAAATCCTATTAATTACTTTCAAGAATTTGATAAAGCGTATATACGGCTCAACTTCATTTATGTTCAGCGGGGTGGGGAAGCCAGGTCATCCCGGCGGGCTCATAACCCGCAGTTCAGTAGTTCAAATCTACTCCCCGCTACTTAGTTTCTATAAACACAAAACCATGAAATTGATTTATCAAATTTTGAAGATTTGTTATTCATACCAATTCGCTGTAATGGTCGTGTAAGATGCCTATGTGCAGATATTTTCGGTAGATAGAGTTGTTTTTTGATCTTTCTTGGAATTTCAATAGAGATTTTTTTAGAGGCTTTTCTTCCACAACGAACACATTGGAATCCTTGATTCTGGCCTTTTGACTTCATTTTTTTGTGACATGTATTACATTGAGGGTTTGATAGGACAGTGTTCTTTTTTAGTGAAATAATATCAATAAATTCTAGATTAATTATTCGTGGAAAATGTTTAGAAGCTTTTCTAACTCCTCCACCAACACTAATTTTATCTCCTTTTAGTAAATTTGATGCAATTATAGTCATACCAGTTGGTTTGTAAACAGCACACCAAAATTCATGATTCTTAGAAATAATTTTAAAGAATACATGTCCTCCTTTTACAATTTTTGGATTATTGGATAAAACACCAGAAATTTTCCCTGATGCATAAGGTTTCATATTTTCAAAATTTAATTCATTTTTCAAATGATCTCCAGTTCCTTGATTAGATTTGAAAATCATATATCCATCTAATTTTTCATTTGTTTTGATAATTTTGGTAGCAGATAACAGAGAATCTACATTTTCACCTCTAACTCCATAGAAAACAGGATCAGGTCCATGAGGAGTTATTAAAACTCGACCTTTCTTAGTGTCAAAACTATTGAAAGTATTAGGAGAAGTTTTTTCTTGCATATGTTTTACACTCTCTGTAGAAATTTTTCTTTCTTTACCAAATTTTGGTTTTTTACGGTAGCTTAAAAGTTCCAATGTATGATCTTCAAAATCATATCCTATTGCACCTATAGCACCAACCAATCCTTGACCATTTCCTTGATAATAAATCTCAAGATTATTTTTTTTAGCAAATGTTTTTGCATTATTACGATTAATTAATTGCCATAAAGCTAATTTACTAAATTTAATAAATTCAGTTGGGATACTATCACTTTCAAAAAATACTAATCCCGGATTAGCACCATTTTTAGTATCAGAATATTTTGATACAAGATTTTTAATTTGATTTTTAATTTTTGATGGATTTTTTGTTTTTATTTTAAAAGAAACTGCACCGTTTCCC is a window encoding:
- a CDS encoding TiaS agmantine-binding domain-containing protein → MEKETILNVGFDDTDSPKGMCTTFLAYKIVDSLQKQKTEFLDFPRLIRFNPNIPWKTRGNGAVSFKIKTKNPSKIKNQIKNLVSKYSDTKNGANPGLVFFESDSIPTEFIKFSKLALWQLINRNNAKTFAKKNNLEIYYQGNGQGLVGAIGAIGYDFEDHTLELLSYRKKPKFGKERKISTESVKHMQEKTSPNTFNSFDTKKGRVLITPHGPDPVFYGVRGENVDSLLSATKIIKTNEKLDGYMIFKSNQGTGDHLKNELNFENMKPYASGKISGVLSNNPKIVKGGHVFFKIISKNHEFWCAVYKPTGMTIIASNLLKGDKISVGGGVRKASKHFPRIINLEFIDIISLKKNTVLSNPQCNTCHKKMKSKGQNQGFQCVRCGRKASKKISIEIPRKIKKQLYLPKISAHRHLTRPLQRIGMNNKSSKFDKSISWFCVYRN